TCGGCCGGGTTCCTTCGTCGTGAAGAACGAATCAAAGATCAGCGGCAACACGTCGTCCGGGATCCCGGTGCCGTCGTCGATCACGGCCAGCTCCACGCGTTCGCCGTGGTCGCGGATCCGCAAGGTGATCTGGCCTCCGCCGGGACGGTTTTCCGGGATCGCGTGGATCGCGTTCACCAACAAGTTGAGCACGACCTGGCCTAGCAGCCGCTCGTCACCGACCACCGGGGTGGCAGGGTCCAGATCGGTCCGCAAGACGACATCCTCGGGAACCTGGTGCCGGGCGAGTCGCAGGACGGATTCGACCACGTCTTCGAGATCGACCGCGTGGGCGGCCCCTTCCTCCCGCTGCGCCATCGCCACCAGGCCCGAGACCGTGGAGGAAATGCGCGTCAGGCCTTCGCGGGTTTCGAGCAGGATCTCCTGAAAGAGCGCCGGGGCGTCCTGCTCATTCGGATCCTTGGCCAGTTCCTCCAACTGGTTCAGGTTGGCCGAGACGAACGCGAGCGGGTTGTTGATCTCATGGGCGACCCCCGCCGCCAGCGTGCCGACGGTGGCCAGCCGGTCGCCGTGGGCGAGCTGAAGCTCTCGCTGGCGGATGGCCTCGAGACGCGCTTCGGCAAGGCTGTGGAGTTCCTCGGAGGCTTCCTGGCCGAGGGCACGGGAACGGGTGATTCGACCGACGAGCAGCCCGGTGAACGTGCACGCAAAGACGTCATAGCCAAGGACGAGAACGAAGGGCCCTTCGACGAGCCCCGTACCGACTGCGATCTCGAAACCGGCGCAAGCCGCCCAGAAGAGGGTCGCCACGAGGACGGGGCCTGTCGGCACATCGACATGGGGCAGGTGGCGGCGATAGTGGCGAACGATCAGGCTGATCGGAATGAACGCGAGAAACGCGATGGCGGCGTTCGGCAACGCGATGACGGTATCGACGTAGTGGATGCCGAAGAGGGGAACCATACGCACGACGGGTTCCAGGGTATGGCCCACTCCAGGCATCCAGGCCACGGGGATCAGCACGGCGATGCTGGCGACGAGGGCAGGGCGCAACCACCCGAGAGGTGCTTCCAGGAGTTCCTCGCTGAAACGAGCGATTCCCCAGGCCAACACCGCAAGCGAAAACAGGGAGCCCTGGCGGTAGAGCGCCGCTTCCCACGGTCCGCTCGACGTGTAGAGGGCGGCTGTGAAGCCTGCAGCGGGAACCATGCCCGCCGCCGCGATGGCGAGCCACAGGTGGGCTCGCTCTTGCCTTCGCAAGAAGAAGAAGAGCCCATTGAAGGTGGCGATGCACAGGGCCACCACCCCCAGCATGACCGTCAAGAGAGAAGCCGTGTTCATGCTGGCTCCACGACGGGATCGGAAGCCGGCAGGTCGACGATGAATGTCGTGCCTCTCGAAGTGCTCCGGAAATCGATCTCCCCACCATGACGCTCCACGATCTGCCGCGTGACCGTAAGCCCGAGGCCGCTGCCTTCGCCCGGTGGCTTTGTGGTGAAGAAGGGCTCGAAGACGTGCTCGCGGATGTCTCTCGAGATTCCGGGCCCCGTATCGCTGACCAGGATTCGGACCCCATCCGGCACGGCCTGGGTGCTGACCCGAACCTGATGCCCATGGGCGCCTTTCTCGGGCGCAGCGTGCAATGCGTTCAAGACCAGGTTGAGCACGATCTGGCCGAGCAGGCGTTCATCGCCATCGACGTTCGGCAATCGTTCGAGCGAGGTCTCGAGCGAGGCCCGCCCTCGGGCTTCGTGCCCGACGATGGGAAGCACAGCCTCGATGACCTGGTTGACGTTCACAGGCCCCAATTGGCCCGTATCCCGTCGCGCGACGTGGAGCAGCCGGGTGACGATCGTTCGGATTCGATCTACGCCCCGACGCGCGTTGGCCAGGCTGGCTTCGAAGGCCTCGCGCTCTTCGATCACGCCGAAACG
The bacterium genome window above contains:
- a CDS encoding HAMP domain-containing histidine kinase, producing the protein MNTASLLTVMLGVVALCIATFNGLFFFLRRQERAHLWLAIAAAGMVPAAGFTAALYTSSGPWEAALYRQGSLFSLAVLAWGIARFSEELLEAPLGWLRPALVASIAVLIPVAWMPGVGHTLEPVVRMVPLFGIHYVDTVIALPNAAIAFLAFIPISLIVRHYRRHLPHVDVPTGPVLVATLFWAACAGFEIAVGTGLVEGPFVLVLGYDVFACTFTGLLVGRITRSRALGQEASEELHSLAEARLEAIRQRELQLAHGDRLATVGTLAAGVAHEINNPLAFVSANLNQLEELAKDPNEQDAPALFQEILLETREGLTRISSTVSGLVAMAQREEGAAHAVDLEDVVESVLRLARHQVPEDVVLRTDLDPATPVVGDERLLGQVVLNLLVNAIHAIPENRPGGGQITLRIRDHGERVELAVIDDGTGIPDDVLPLIFDSFFTTKEPGRGTGLGLPVTRQLIARHGGTIDVETNPKGTCMRISLPAALRRTVSTR